The proteins below are encoded in one region of Ostrea edulis chromosome 3, xbOstEdul1.1, whole genome shotgun sequence:
- the LOC125677744 gene encoding uncharacterized protein LOC125677744 yields the protein MGEKCAVLHCDNCPGQNKNRYVIGYLLWRVLIGLHRAIELHMQIPGHTKCQVDAGFAQIKKKYRRSDCDTLQHVADVVSKSSKTLLPGVVLCSVDVDGDKVPVILSNHDQISVNLPPEIMPGGLSRERQEYLYKHIRPHVRECFRDTTCPEFHEE from the exons aTGGGAGAGAAATGTGCTGTTCTTCACTGTGATAACTGTCCAG GTCAAAACAAAAACCGGTATGTGATTGGATATTTGCTATGGCGGGTATTGATTGGGCTACATCGAGCAATTGAACTTCACATGCAGATACCAGGGCATACAAAATGTCAAGTGGATGCAGGCTTTGCTCAGATCAAAAAGAAGTACAGGAG atCAGATTGTGACACTCTACAGCATGTTGCTGACGTAGTCTCCAAGTCCTCCAAAA CACTGCTGCCTGGAGTTGTATTATGCAGCGTTGATGTAGATGGCGACAAGGTCCCAGTAATCCTCAGTAATCACGACCAAATCAGTGTAAATCTACCACCAGAGATAATGCCGGGCGGACTCAGTAGAGAACGACAGgaatatttatacaaacataTCAGACCTCATGTCCGGGAATGTTTCAGGGACACAACATGTCCAGAATTTCATGAAGAATAA
- the LOC130053507 gene encoding uncharacterized protein LOC130053507 — protein sequence MAANIKGCEALARKQNCTDPSLFKYHCVINDQGNALVEVCAPVFYIHGFCTEFNVQDLVIQPHFGIRCSNITPCADRYLSTSAYLYPKCFDVIKKRTTLSLRNEATTSLYNVTTDETEDLILYLLIPIVIVLLVAISVLFGWLYRRKPARKLQTNVTQHGSTAKESTNLLQEKVKNNKEKNLEVEIHHEI from the exons ATGGCTGCCAATATCAAGGGTTGTGAAGCCCTGGCTAGGAAGCAGAACTGTACCGATCCTTCACTCTTCAAATACCATTGTGTTATCAACGACCAGGGAAATGCTCTTGTAGAGGTTTGCGCTCCAGTGTTCTATATTCATG GCTTCTGCACGGAATTTAATGTTCAGGACTTAGTGATCCAGCCGCATTTCGGAATACGATGTAGTAATATCACGCCATGTGCAGATCGCTACCTGTCAACATCTGCATATCTTT ATCCTAAATGCTTTGATGTGATCAAGAAGCGAACTACTTTGTCACTGAGGAATGAGGCAACGACATCTCTTTATAACGTTACAACAGATGAAACTGAAGACCTCATATT GTACTTGCTGATTCCCATTGTCATTGTTCTGTTAGTTGCAATCTCAGTGTTGTTTGGATGGCTGTATCGAAGGAAACCAG CACggaaattacaaacaaatgtGACCCAACATGGTAGCACTG CTAAAGAATCCACAAACCTACTACAAGAAAAGGTGAAGAATAacaaag AAAAAAACCTAGAAGTTGAAATTCATCACGAAA TATAA